The Lathyrus oleraceus cultivar Zhongwan6 chromosome 5, CAAS_Psat_ZW6_1.0, whole genome shotgun sequence genome includes the window TGGATAGCAAAACCTGTAGCTAGACAGGGTTCTGTGGGTCTTGTGTCACGCCATGGAAGCCTTGCAATGGATCCTCTTGTGACCTTATTTGGAAGCGTTCATGAGAAGCTTCCCGATTCAGGAAGCATGAGAAGTGCTTTGTTTCCAACTTTTGGAAGCATGTTCAGCACGGCTGAGCCTCATATTAAAAATGAAAATTGGGATGAAGAGAGCCTACAAAGAGAAGGTGAAGACTACATGTCAGATGGTGCTGCCGGGGGCTCCGACGATGATTTGCATAGTCCTTTAATCTCACGTCAAACAACTAGCCTTGAAAAAGACATGCCGCCTCCTCTTTCCCATGACAGTATGCTGAATAGCATGAGGCGCAACAGTAGTCTCATGCAAGGGTCAGGTGAGCCAGTTGGTAGTACCGGGATTGGTGGTGGTTGGCAGCTTGCATGGAAATGGTCCGGTAAAGGTGAGGACGGGAAAAAGCAAGGAGAGTTTAAAAGGATTTATTTGCATGGGGAGGGAGTTTCTGGATCTCGACGTGGATCCATGGTATCAATTTCTGGTGAAGGCGACTTTGTCCAGGCCGCTGCCTTGGTTAGCCAACCCGCACTTTACTCCAAGGAGCTAATGGGCGAACAACCAGTTGGGCCTGCAATGGTTCACCCATCTAAGACTGCTTCAAAAGGGCCCATTTGGAAGGCTCTCCTCGAACCAGGGGTCAAGCATGCATTGTTTGTTGGGATTGGAATTCAACTTCTTCAGCAGGTAATGTTTAGTTACTATTCGTAAACATCTGAAATTCGAGGTGTCTTTTCCAGGTAATGACTAACACTAAATTCTTCATGTTTGTGCAGTTTTCGGGGATAAATGGAGTTCTATATTACACTCCTCAAATCCTTGAAGAAGCCGGTGTTGCAGTTCTTCTTTCAGATTTGGGTCTTAGCTCAACGTCCTCGTCTTTTCTTATAAGTGCTGTCACAACCTTGTTGATGCTTCCATCTATAGGCCTAGCCATGAGGCTTATGGATGTCACTGGCAGAAGGTACGTTACTACCTGTCACAATTAGTTTTACTAAATTAATTTCATTCAGAAACGCATTTGTAAAACGCTAACTCAATATGTATCATTTGCAGACAGTTACTACTTGTCACAATTCCGGTGCTGATAGTGTCACTCGTTATATTGGTCCTTGGAAGCGTAATAAATTTTGGCAGTGTTGTCCATGCAGCGATCTCAACTGTATGCGTCGTGGTTTACTTTTGCTTCTTTGTTATGGGTTATGGACCAATTCCAAACATCCTTTGCGCAGAGATCTTTCCAACTAGAGTGCGTGGGCTCTGCATTGCTATCTGTGCGCTAGTGTTCTGGATTGGAGACATCATCGTCACATACTCACTGCCTGTGATGCTCAGTTCATTAGGACTGTCCGGTGTGTTTGGCGTTTACGCAGTTGTGTGTTGCATCTCTTGGGTATTTGTGTATCTGAAGGTTCCTGAAACAAAAGGCATGCCCCTTGAAGTCATCTCCGAATTCTTTTCTGTTGGTTCAAAGAAAGCCGAAGCTGCCAAAGATGAGTGACAGAATTTGTTATATACTTGTGTAATTTTTAGTTGGCAAAGCCACCATCTCTGGTATTTATAGATTTTGCTTGTCTTAAGTTTGTGATAAGGAGTATATCTTCTAGCTCAAATATTATTCTTTCAGATAAAGTTTTGCAATTCAAAATTGGGAATAGCCTTCTGGTTTTTCAACTGAATGCATGTTTAAAGTGTTTGACGCACAGTTTGCCGAGATTTCTTAGTTAACATTGTCACAAGGAGATACTCTGCACCGGTGTATAAAAAAGCTGTTGAGTCATGTGGTAAGGAGAATTTTGGTCTGATACAGTTATTAAATTAACTGTCAACAACTACCTAGTGATTAAATAAGGGAGGAACTTTCTCAACCCCAAGTCAAGTCATTTGGGGTGTACAAATCTGGAAAAACACAGTTTTGTGCTGCTTATGTGTATTTTCGGACAGATATAACCTTTGTGTGCCAGTAAAGGAAAGATGAAGTAGTGATTTTTGAAAAAACTTTTTACAGAAGCATAATAAAATTGATTTTAGAAGAAGAGTGAGTTAGAAAATTGGTGCATTGAAGTAAGTAGCACAATGATCCTTTATATAGGAAAATATTTCAACTAAAAAGAAAACAATTCCGGTGTCTGACCGGTCCCGCTAATCGATTAAACTTAATCAGAATAGAAAACCATAATTTAGGTTCGCTACATAATCGATAACTAGCTTCTTAATAGATTAGGAGGAGAACTCACTCCTTGATTAATTTGAAGAAGACATTAATCGATTAGGCAACAAGTTTTATTTTTCTAATTGATCATAATTGTTTTTTGATCCATGAAGTATTTGACAAGTTTAGTTTTTAGAAGAAATATGAAATAGATAAAAAGCTTGAAAGCATTTTAGTGTGTGTGGGTTTGCCTTAGTACTGCAAACACATCTTTATCACAACTTAATTTTTGATCTTTGGTATTCAAAGATTTTTGAATCCTCTTGCATTAAGGGAAAATACACATAATGTCTAGGGCTCCAAAGAAGTAGGATGAAAAAGACATATTTATCatttatttttatgatttttgttaTAAAAATCATATAAAGAAGACACATTTTTATTTTCACGACTTTTTTTTAATAAAGCATAATAGAGCAACATTACCACTTTTATCACAATAGTCACATCTAGGTATATTACATTTAAATATCCTATTAACATGAAAAATATTACCAAAACTCTTAACATTGTTATTTGACTCATAATTTATATCAGCTTTATTATAGGTTGTTAATTGATTAACTAGAACGAGATTCAAATTATCTCTCCTTTTTATAAATTTATTAAGTGTTATACAAGttatcaattttattttatttttaattttatttttcatattcGATAGGTTTTCTAGAATTCCATAAGAAAGAGAAAAAGTGGAATTaaaattttgaattaaaagaaTTTGTTTTTCTCTAAAGACACCCTATTTCTTTCTAAAggttttctttttcttttcaagAGAAGAAATAATTGACTTAGAGACATAAacattatttttttaattttttaatttatttgacTTACCATCTAACATTTTGCAGAAGAGGAAGAAATCATTATAACTTCAGAATGTGGATTATTTATCATTTGtgttttatttataaaaaaatggaaccttcatttttattattttttaaattaaaaataaattatatttttttctcGATTAAATGTACCAATAGAGGAAAAAAGTTATCTAGTTTTTACCTCAAAACTTTATCttttattaataaaatattatttatcCCCATAAATCAAATTCcatttgttttttttattgtCGTTGTTGTGAATATATGACTGAGTAAGAATAGTTTCTTAATGTTGTTGAAAATTTGACTTTGAAGATTTATGTCAAGGTTCAATTTATCCCGTATATGGTATGTTTGGACCTGAACATCAATCTTCAACGCcgtattttaaaaataataaccatttatgtgcattttttTATGAAATTATCTTGAGAAGATATTGCAATCCAAAAAAATAAATGGTAAATtgtaaaaaaaattgaaaagGAAACAAGACAATGTATAGTTtcctttttaattttttttatcattaaccATTTTCTTTCTTTTGGTTGTTATATAAGTCATCTATTATCTCGGTTGGACaaccaattgagaagaaaacttCCTCGGGGACACACTTAAATGGTTGTTTAAAGAGAATGGTTGTTTAAAGAGAATAACAAGAGTTTCACAAATTAGTATAATGAAAGGATTTCTAAAGACGGGAGTGCATCCGAGACAATTAAATGAGTGTCATATATGTCTAAATTTAATGTAATTACTTGAGCTATATATGACATTACTAAATTTTACTTTTATATAAAAAGGACGATCATAATACCATGTCAAATAGTGAGGTTATGGTTGAAACTCAATCCATGTACTTCTCTAGTTCCAAAGATAAGAATCTTGTAATGACATTTAGACCGTACTTTGGGATCATGAGGATATTTAAGGGATTGATTATATTAGATTTAATGTGTCTTTATTTAAATTCAAGTGGATTCATAGTAACACCGGTGTACAAATTATTGAATTAGGATTCACATGGGTTGACTTTTGCAAGACAACTTATATGAACGGACATTTCATCATGGCATCCCAAGAAAATTAAGTGTTTTATATCACTGATCCTTCTAATAATAGATGATTGATTTTTCTACAAGGAAAGCACATTCCTGCTAGTGACGAAAATCAAGATTTAACTCTAGATATTTCTGAGACATCTTCTTTCG containing:
- the LOC127088357 gene encoding monosaccharide-sensing protein 2, which encodes MKGAVLVAIAASIGNFLQGWDNATIAGSILYIKKDLALQTTMEGLVVAMSLIGATAITTCSGPISDWLGRRPMLIISSVLYFLGSLVMLWSPNVYVLCLARLLDGFGIGLAVTLVPVYISETAPSDIRGSLNTLPQFSGSGGMFLSYCMVFGMSLSASPSWRIMLGVLAIPSLFFFILALFFLPESPRWLVSKGKMLEAKKVLQRLRGQEDVSGEMALLVEGLGIGGDASIEEYIIGPDDDVVDGHEQTTEKDKIRLYGSQAGLSWIAKPVARQGSVGLVSRHGSLAMDPLVTLFGSVHEKLPDSGSMRSALFPTFGSMFSTAEPHIKNENWDEESLQREGEDYMSDGAAGGSDDDLHSPLISRQTTSLEKDMPPPLSHDSMLNSMRRNSSLMQGSGEPVGSTGIGGGWQLAWKWSGKGEDGKKQGEFKRIYLHGEGVSGSRRGSMVSISGEGDFVQAAALVSQPALYSKELMGEQPVGPAMVHPSKTASKGPIWKALLEPGVKHALFVGIGIQLLQQFSGINGVLYYTPQILEEAGVAVLLSDLGLSSTSSSFLISAVTTLLMLPSIGLAMRLMDVTGRRQLLLVTIPVLIVSLVILVLGSVINFGSVVHAAISTVCVVVYFCFFVMGYGPIPNILCAEIFPTRVRGLCIAICALVFWIGDIIVTYSLPVMLSSLGLSGVFGVYAVVCCISWVFVYLKVPETKGMPLEVISEFFSVGSKKAEAAKDE